In the Streptomyces sp. cg36 genome, one interval contains:
- a CDS encoding alpha/beta fold hydrolase has translation MTETAFATFHSADGPLSYRDEGPRDGEVLVLLHSVFTDSTQFDNLIPGLASLGHRVIAPDARGHGRSANASRPFRQADDLADLLWHLNLRQVVLAGVSMGGMIGVETVVEHPDLVRALVVSGRGLGEPDLSDPWSAAVAGRQGAALAAGDFDGYLDGFLEWIAGPSRRLDEVDPAIVADVRRMALTTLMKHTPGEPDHRVPVEHLAARAKGITVPVLAVNGALDMPGCLDTVTALMDAVPHGRVVELDGVGHYTTMERPGEFTRILVEFVRGLPS, from the coding sequence ATGACTGAGACCGCGTTCGCAACGTTCCACTCGGCCGACGGCCCGCTCTCCTACCGCGACGAGGGGCCCCGGGACGGTGAGGTGCTCGTGCTCCTGCACAGCGTGTTCACCGACAGCACCCAGTTCGACAACCTGATCCCCGGCCTCGCCTCCCTCGGCCACCGGGTGATCGCCCCCGACGCCCGCGGCCACGGCCGATCCGCCAACGCGAGCCGGCCGTTCCGTCAGGCGGACGACCTCGCGGACCTGCTGTGGCACCTGAATTTGCGTCAGGTCGTCCTCGCGGGCGTGTCGATGGGCGGGATGATCGGGGTCGAGACGGTGGTCGAACACCCCGACCTGGTGCGTGCCCTCGTCGTCAGCGGCCGGGGTCTGGGGGAGCCGGACCTGAGCGACCCCTGGTCCGCGGCGGTCGCCGGGCGCCAGGGGGCGGCGCTGGCCGCAGGTGACTTCGACGGATACCTCGACGGCTTCCTCGAATGGATCGCGGGGCCGTCCCGTCGGCTCGACGAGGTCGACCCCGCGATCGTGGCGGACGTCCGCCGGATGGCGCTGACCACCCTGATGAAGCACACCCCGGGCGAGCCGGACCACCGCGTACCGGTCGAGCACCTCGCCGCCCGCGCCAAGGGCATCACGGTCCCGGTCCTGGCCGTCAACGGCGCGCTGGACATGCCCGGTTGCCTCGACACCGTCACCGCCTTGATGGACGCCGTCCCCCATGGCCGTGTCGTCGAGCTGGACGGCGTCGGCCACTACACGACGATGGAGCGGCCCGGGGAGTTCACCCGGATTCTCGTGGAGTTCGTGCGCGGGCTCCCGTCTTGA
- a CDS encoding MarR family winged helix-turn-helix transcriptional regulator, producing MTPPASEPLSPDELPGRLMDVFALVGPLYRRVQRRIELDADRGISVGVRAVLDLLRENGPMTVPQMGRAQSLSRQFVQRMVNDGAERGLVESIPNPAHQRSSLIRLTDEGRAAIGAVTAREHALLRRTGGDLTDADVAACVRVLGRMLELFDDVDVQHTDPPR from the coding sequence ATGACCCCGCCCGCATCCGAGCCCCTGTCCCCCGACGAGCTGCCGGGACGCCTCATGGACGTGTTCGCGCTCGTCGGCCCCCTCTACCGCCGCGTCCAGCGCCGCATCGAACTCGACGCGGACCGGGGGATCTCCGTGGGCGTGCGCGCCGTACTGGACCTGCTGCGCGAGAACGGCCCCATGACCGTGCCGCAGATGGGCCGGGCGCAGTCGCTGAGCCGCCAGTTCGTCCAGCGCATGGTCAACGACGGCGCGGAGCGCGGCCTCGTCGAGAGCATCCCCAACCCGGCGCACCAGCGCTCCTCGCTGATCCGCCTCACCGACGAGGGCCGCGCCGCGATCGGCGCCGTCACGGCCCGCGAACACGCGCTGCTGCGCCGGACCGGCGGCGACCTCACCGACGCGGACGTCGCCGCCTGCGTACGGGTACTGGGCCGGATGCTGGAACTCTTCGACGACGTCGACGTGCAGCACACCGATCCGCCCCGCTGA